From the Cydia pomonella isolate Wapato2018A chromosome 11, ilCydPomo1, whole genome shotgun sequence genome, one window contains:
- the LOC133522832 gene encoding mucin-2-like — protein MATSAAHRSPRGSPLRDLRVRHSSVSAMEHARLSSLLVIALLQLSQTEISNTLPESWYAANVINDGSYSPKPLSEIFSTQSTFSSANPIVVLQSSTADPILFSTPTSSAPSIGRPNDRITEISVVPLQTEEPAQPQSTESVPSQSPPVTIFADTPTSPPRLPELSQFQQPPAPPSAPPVLSAPQQIQIQTAPQGTPQGTPPAPTSTTIPPVTTTFSSFPPFTSTSSSFVSVTSISSSFAPVTSISSSFAPVTSTSSSFAPVTSTSSFAPVTSTPYSLPPVTSTPFSLPSVTNSTSFAVPPVISTFSPAIPSTSNAPQVPCTNSSKSGSQLPSFRIRLVAPRGSVTKVEINPPITTTTRRPTTTRTRRIRNNYDGCVSGCGGRKVPICASPSGVSPIDPNRLKGFPSVCHMACHNSFRKTLYEKVTDGRCGQLRTRIRPLDSKTKLKKDDLQKATYTVVQGGPSVIEFTPLNS, from the exons TGTTACAGCTCAGCCAAACTGAAATCTCAAACACTCTACCAGAATCATGGTACGCCGCTAACGTAATAAATGATGGATCATACTCACCGAAGCCCTTATCTGAGATATTTTCGACGCAATCGACTTTCTCTTCGGCTAATCCAATCGTCGTGCTACAATCCTCGACAGCAGATCCGATTTTGTTCTCGACACCCACAAGTTCGGCGCCATCAATAGGCAGGCCGAATGACAGAATAACAGAAATATCCGTTGTGCCCTTACAAACTGAAGAACCTGCTCAGCCACAGTCGACAGAGTCAGTGCCGTCGCAATCTCCACCGGTCACAATATTTGCTGATACGCCGACATCGCCACCACGACTTCCCGAATTGTCACAGTTCCAACAACCACCCGCACCGCCTTCGGCCCCACCAGTATTATCAGCTCCCCAGCAAATCCAAATACAAACCGCGCCACAAGGAACGCCGCAAGGAACGCCGCCAGCTCCTACCTCTACTACAATTCCACCAGTTACGACTACCTTTTCTTCATTTCCACCATTTACGTCTACATCTTCTTCATTTGTATCAGTTACATCTATCTCTTCGTCATTTGCGCCAGTAACATCTATCTCTTCGTCATTTGCGCCAGTAACGTCTACCTCTTCGTCATTTGCACCAGTAACATCTACCTCTTCATTTGCACCAGTTACATCTACCCCCTATTCGCTTCCACCGGTTACCTCTACCCCCTTTTCCCTTCCATCAGTTACCAACAGCACCTCTTTTGCAGTCCCCCCAGTAATTTCTACCTTTTCTCCAGCAATACCTAGTACTAGCAATGCCCCTCAAGTACCCTGCACAAACAGCTCAAAATCAGGCTCTCAACTACCGTCATTCAGAATTCGCCTAGTAGCTCCAAGGGGATCCGTGACCAAAGTCGAAATCAATCCTCCGATTACAACCACCACTAGAAGACCCACTACTACTCGAACTCGAAGAATAAGGAACAATTACGATGGCTGCGTCAGCGGATGCGGAGGCAGGAAGGTCCCTATATGTGCCAGTCCCTCGGGCGTGTCTCCTATCGACCCAAACAGGCTTAAAGGATTCCCATCAGTGTGCCACATGGCATGCCACAATTCGTTTAGGAAGACTT TGTACGAAAAGGTGACTGATGGTAGATGCGGCCAACTGCGCACCCGAATCAGGCCTCTTGACTCCAAAACCAAGCTCAAAAAGGACGATCTCCAGAAAGCTACATATACTGTCGTACAAGGAGGCCCGTCAGTCATCGAGTTCACACCCTTGAACTCTTAG